In a genomic window of Bacteroidales bacterium:
- a CDS encoding universal stress protein — translation MKKAKNDVILVPTDFSEVCQNAVEHGASIASIMKYRVVLLHVINKDTDKYLDEENLSEDVITEKLESIATEASKKFDVQVEFLVKSGDLFDNIKESSDKVGAKLIILGTHGKVGFQKITGSYVLKVISITNTPTVIVQKRQYVEGYKNIVFPITASTQDRQKVTWAINIAKMFEATVHMIPKFESGRFYKNRIMSITKQIKNIFDEYGIKYIDKVSSPTEGNFAKQVVDYAVQNDAELIMTLVNKDKSLFFSSWDEKIIYNTSQIPVICINPIETKTTSWGTP, via the coding sequence ATGAAAAAAGCTAAAAATGATGTAATTTTAGTCCCGACTGATTTTTCGGAAGTTTGCCAGAATGCTGTTGAACACGGAGCATCTATTGCTTCAATTATGAAGTACAGAGTAGTTTTACTTCACGTAATCAATAAGGATACTGATAAATATTTAGATGAAGAAAACTTGTCTGAGGATGTTATTACGGAAAAACTTGAAAGTATTGCAACTGAAGCATCAAAGAAATTTGATGTTCAAGTAGAGTTTCTTGTAAAATCAGGTGATTTATTTGATAATATTAAAGAATCTTCTGATAAAGTAGGTGCAAAATTAATTATTTTAGGTACTCACGGAAAAGTAGGATTCCAAAAAATAACAGGAAGTTATGTGCTGAAAGTAATAAGTATTACAAACACCCCTACTGTTATTGTTCAAAAACGACAATATGTTGAAGGTTATAAAAATATTGTATTCCCGATTACTGCTTCGACACAAGACAGGCAGAAAGTTACTTGGGCAATAAATATTGCAAAAATGTTTGAGGCAACTGTTCATATGATTCCTAAATTTGAATCGGGAAGGTTTTATAAAAACAGAATTATGAGCATTACGAAACAAATTAAAAATATTTTTGATGAATACGGCATTAAATATATTGATAAAGTTTCATCACCTACCGAAGGAAATTTTGCAAAACAAGTTGTTGACTATGCTGTTCAAAATGATGCAGAATTGATAATGACCTTAGTTAATAAAGATAAGAGTTTATTCTTCTCGTCTTGGGATGAAAAAATTATTTATAATACATCTCAGATACCTGTTATTTGCATTAATCCGATAGAAACTAAAACAACAAGTTGGGGTACTCCATAA
- a CDS encoding DUF1987 domain-containing protein codes for MSYKPDGYLPGIILDRDSGKFEISGKTCPEDAIEFYDPVFNWLDEYSQNPLEETVFDFRLTYFNTVSSKILMMIMLRLEEISEKGNNVKVRWFYPEDDEDLEEAGQDFENMLDVNFELIPYEDDDNDDDNVGITDSLIDSLL; via the coding sequence TTGAGTTATAAGCCGGACGGATATTTACCCGGTATTATTCTTGACAGAGATTCCGGTAAATTCGAGATTTCCGGAAAAACATGCCCGGAGGATGCTATTGAGTTTTACGATCCTGTGTTTAACTGGTTGGATGAGTATTCGCAAAACCCGCTTGAGGAAACTGTTTTTGATTTCAGACTTACATACTTTAATACTGTTTCTTCAAAAATACTAATGATGATTATGTTGAGACTTGAAGAAATTTCCGAAAAAGGGAATAATGTAAAAGTAAGATGGTTTTATCCCGAAGATGACGAAGATTTAGAAGAAGCCGGACAAGATTTTGAAAACATGTTGGATGTAAACTTTGAGTTAATCCCTTATGAAGATGATGATAACGATGATGATAACGTAGGAATTACAGATAGTTTAATAGACTCTTTATTATAA
- the xerD gene encoding site-specific tyrosine recombinase XerD, whose amino-acid sequence MGVITAEWKNIINDFMYYMKLERSLSQNTVEAYIGDINKLAKYSNKSPLNIKLSDLNEFLNELQGENNKDAETVIISARSLARTISGIKAFYHYLIQEELLTENPAELLESPKIGRKLPEVLSVYEIDLLQSKIDLSKPEGHRNKAIIETLYSCGLRVSELIGLKISDLHFKEGFIIVKGKGNKQRIIPIGERAVEEISYYSKHYRSNLEVHPDFSDILFLNRRGKQLTRVMIFTIVKNLAIAAEIKKNISPHTFRHSFATHLIEGGADLRAVQEMLGHESIITTEIYTHLNREYLKQVVNDYHPRGK is encoded by the coding sequence ATGGGAGTTATAACTGCAGAATGGAAGAATATTATTAATGATTTTATGTATTATATGAAGTTAGAAAGATCATTGTCGCAAAATACTGTTGAAGCTTATATCGGAGATATTAATAAACTTGCAAAATATTCAAATAAAAGTCCTTTAAATATTAAATTGTCGGATTTAAATGAGTTTTTAAATGAATTGCAAGGTGAAAATAACAAAGATGCTGAAACAGTAATTATTAGTGCAAGATCTTTGGCAAGAACAATCTCCGGAATAAAAGCTTTTTATCATTATTTAATTCAAGAAGAATTACTTACGGAAAATCCTGCTGAATTACTGGAATCTCCTAAAATCGGAAGAAAACTTCCCGAAGTTTTATCTGTATATGAAATTGATTTGCTGCAATCAAAAATTGATTTAAGTAAACCCGAAGGACACAGAAACAAGGCGATTATTGAAACTTTATACAGTTGCGGACTTCGTGTAAGCGAATTAATCGGACTTAAAATTTCAGATTTACATTTTAAAGAAGGCTTTATTATTGTCAAAGGCAAAGGAAACAAACAAAGAATAATTCCGATAGGAGAGAGAGCTGTTGAAGAAATCTCATATTATTCAAAACATTACAGAAGTAACTTAGAAGTACATCCTGATTTTTCCGATATTTTATTCTTAAACAGAAGAGGAAAACAATTGACAAGAGTAATGATTTTTACTATAGTTAAAAACTTAGCAATTGCTGCTGAAATTAAAAAAAATATAAGCCCGCATACATTCAGGCATTCTTTTGCCACACACTTAATTGAAGGAGGTGCAGATTTAAGAGCCGTACAAGAAATGTTGGGGCATGAGTCAATAATTACAACCGAAATTTATACTCATTTAAACAGAGAATATTTAAAGCAGGTCGTAAACGATTATCATCCTCGAGGAAAGTAA
- a CDS encoding insulinase family protein has translation MINRKIQPKFKTSESLEIINVENRKLLNNIPVHIVNAGNQDVVKIDFIFDAGTIHNNNPLIADSVNALLEAGTKTKSSVEIAETLDFYGAYLELNIGNHFSQIILYSLNKYLEETLDIIEDIIFNSIFPENEVDIYIKNRLQKFSISRQKTDVLSQELFSESIFGSFHPYGRKITEKDFNNINSHNLNKFYKEKYLLNSLKIIMSGKVEEYHVNLLNERFGKHKLTEIKKSKLNFKTKPSETKQKFVAVDGAMQTSIKVGKKIINRNHPDFFNLNITSIILGGYFGSRLMNNIREDKGYTYGIYAGVNSLLDAGFFSISAESGKEVFRKAIDEIYKELKILRTSYVSDEELSRVKNYLTGNFHSTFDGAFSVSDAFKSILFYGFNLNYYNQYFDTIKKITPQIIKETAEKYLNENSMYEITVGTE, from the coding sequence ATGATAAACAGGAAAATACAGCCTAAATTTAAAACATCTGAAAGTTTAGAAATAATAAATGTTGAAAACCGGAAATTATTAAACAATATTCCTGTTCACATAGTAAATGCCGGAAATCAAGATGTAGTAAAAATTGATTTCATATTTGATGCAGGCACAATACATAATAACAATCCGTTAATTGCAGATTCGGTAAATGCACTGCTTGAAGCAGGAACAAAGACCAAATCTTCTGTTGAAATTGCTGAAACTCTTGACTTTTACGGTGCATATTTGGAACTGAATATAGGCAATCACTTTTCCCAAATAATATTATACTCGCTCAATAAATATTTAGAAGAAACATTAGATATTATTGAAGACATAATTTTTAACTCGATTTTTCCGGAAAACGAAGTTGATATTTATATAAAAAACAGATTGCAAAAATTTTCAATCAGCAGACAAAAAACTGATGTGTTATCACAAGAACTTTTTTCAGAATCAATTTTCGGTTCTTTCCACCCGTACGGAAGGAAAATAACCGAAAAAGACTTCAATAACATAAATTCACACAACTTAAATAAATTTTATAAAGAAAAATACCTGTTAAACAGTTTGAAAATAATAATGTCGGGAAAAGTTGAAGAATACCATGTTAATTTGTTGAATGAGAGATTCGGCAAACATAAATTAACGGAAATCAAAAAAAGTAAGCTTAATTTTAAAACTAAACCTTCTGAAACTAAGCAAAAATTTGTTGCAGTTGACGGTGCAATGCAAACATCAATAAAAGTAGGAAAAAAAATAATTAACCGAAATCATCCTGATTTCTTTAATCTGAATATTACATCAATTATTTTAGGCGGTTACTTCGGTTCAAGACTTATGAATAATATCAGAGAAGACAAAGGTTATACGTACGGAATATATGCAGGAGTAAATTCACTGCTTGATGCCGGGTTTTTCAGTATTTCGGCAGAATCAGGAAAAGAAGTATTCAGAAAAGCAATTGATGAAATATATAAAGAGTTAAAAATATTAAGAACAAGCTATGTATCAGATGAAGAGTTAAGTCGTGTAAAAAATTATTTAACAGGAAATTTTCACAGCACTTTTGACGGAGCATTCTCTGTATCAGACGCTTTCAAATCAATTTTGTTTTATGGTTTCAATTTGAATTACTATAATCAATATTTTGATACAATTAAAAAAATTACTCCTCAAATAATTAAGGAAACAGCCGAAAAGTACCTAAATGAGAATTCAATGTATGAAATTACGGTAGGTACTGAATAA
- a CDS encoding RelA/SpoT family protein, giving the protein MVIKHKTQEQSIKSEFESFLTRNKHRFKTKEQTELLRKAFKFVYKAHKNMVRYSGEPYINHPLKVAKIVSEDIGLGTTSAVAALLHDVPNKTEYDLEDIKRYFGEKIYSIVSSLTKVKKTEYFENHAQASVLRQILLSISDDIRVIFIKIADKLHNVRTIEHLAKKKRTKVVDDILNIYAPLAHRLGLYDIKSEMEDICLKNSNPYIYNQISEKLQNSERERIQFINKFILPIKEKLDSNNFKYEIYGRSKSKYSVWKKMQTKKVPLEEIYDLFAVRIIFKPKKKETENFEALQIGTLITDLYKEKKERKRNWLKIGKDTGYRALHVTVMSNEGRWVEVQIRSEDMHEVAEHGLAAHWKYKGLKEKKTEFDNKVKDILDYLSEDNSTALTFIDNLKLNLFTSEIFVFTPRGDVISLPKGASVLDFAFKIHTDIAIRSIAGKVNGKSQSLNYILKNGDQVEILTTKKENIKKEWFESVITQRAKYQLRKYFKKDIKKNIKTGKKMLEYILKDMETANIEKCIDKISTKLSYRNREKLFENIGEQTISEKQLKELIKKYCYNEKNTKFWKIKMPFSGGDKEKTNKQLPDSYKIAKCCNPIPGDEIIGVKDPKGNNIIHIHNKNCLTAQTEIAFGSIEIATYWTSYKAISVLKEFKISGINEIGLINKITSVISKNLSVNIKSINFDTSKSNFTAEIKLYTKQEGYTETLIKQLKKISAVKNIEVVG; this is encoded by the coding sequence ATGGTAATTAAACATAAAACACAAGAACAAAGTATTAAGTCTGAATTTGAAAGTTTTTTAACGAGAAATAAACATCGTTTTAAAACTAAGGAGCAGACTGAGTTATTGCGAAAAGCTTTTAAATTTGTATATAAAGCTCACAAAAATATGGTGCGGTATTCCGGAGAACCATATATAAATCACCCCCTTAAAGTAGCAAAAATTGTATCGGAGGACATAGGTTTGGGGACAACATCTGCTGTTGCTGCATTATTACACGATGTTCCGAACAAAACAGAATATGACCTTGAAGACATTAAGCGATATTTCGGAGAAAAAATATATTCAATAGTAAGCAGCTTAACCAAAGTAAAAAAAACAGAATATTTTGAGAATCACGCACAAGCATCTGTATTAAGGCAAATTTTGCTTTCTATTTCTGACGATATTCGCGTTATTTTCATTAAAATTGCTGATAAGTTGCACAATGTCAGAACAATTGAACATTTAGCAAAAAAGAAAAGAACAAAAGTTGTTGATGATATTTTAAATATATATGCTCCTTTAGCTCACAGGTTGGGTTTGTACGATATTAAATCGGAAATGGAAGATATTTGCCTTAAAAACTCAAATCCGTATATTTATAATCAAATTAGTGAGAAACTTCAAAATTCGGAGCGAGAAAGAATTCAATTTATAAATAAGTTTATTTTACCCATTAAAGAAAAACTTGATTCCAATAATTTTAAATATGAAATATACGGCAGGTCAAAATCAAAATATTCTGTTTGGAAGAAAATGCAAACAAAAAAAGTTCCTTTAGAAGAAATTTACGATTTATTTGCCGTAAGAATTATTTTTAAACCAAAAAAAAAGGAAACAGAAAATTTTGAAGCATTACAGATAGGAACTTTAATAACTGATCTTTACAAAGAAAAAAAAGAACGAAAAAGAAACTGGTTAAAAATAGGTAAAGATACAGGCTACAGAGCATTGCATGTAACAGTTATGAGCAATGAAGGACGTTGGGTAGAAGTTCAAATACGCTCTGAAGACATGCATGAAGTTGCAGAACACGGACTGGCTGCACATTGGAAATATAAAGGTTTAAAAGAAAAAAAGACTGAATTTGATAATAAAGTTAAAGATATATTAGATTATTTGTCGGAGGATAATTCTACGGCATTAACTTTTATCGATAATCTTAAACTAAACTTATTTACATCAGAAATTTTTGTTTTTACACCGAGAGGTGATGTTATAAGCCTTCCGAAAGGTGCAAGTGTATTAGATTTTGCATTTAAGATACATACGGATATTGCAATAAGAAGTATTGCCGGAAAAGTAAACGGTAAATCACAATCGTTAAATTATATTCTGAAAAACGGAGACCAAGTTGAAATTTTAACAACAAAAAAAGAAAATATAAAAAAAGAATGGTTTGAATCAGTAATTACACAAAGAGCTAAATATCAATTAAGAAAATATTTTAAAAAAGATATAAAGAAGAACATAAAAACCGGAAAGAAAATGCTGGAATATATTCTGAAAGATATGGAAACTGCAAATATTGAAAAATGTATTGACAAAATAAGTACAAAATTATCGTATCGTAACAGAGAAAAATTATTTGAAAACATAGGAGAGCAAACAATTTCTGAAAAACAACTTAAAGAATTAATTAAGAAATATTGTTATAACGAAAAAAATACAAAATTCTGGAAAATTAAAATGCCTTTTTCGGGAGGTGACAAAGAAAAAACTAACAAGCAACTGCCTGATTCTTATAAAATTGCAAAATGCTGCAATCCTATTCCCGGAGATGAAATTATAGGTGTAAAAGACCCTAAGGGGAATAATATAATACACATACATAATAAAAATTGTTTAACGGCTCAAACCGAAATTGCTTTCGGCTCAATTGAAATTGCAACCTACTGGACATCATACAAAGCAATATCCGTTTTAAAAGAATTTAAAATTTCGGGAATTAACGAAATCGGATTAATTAATAAAATAACTTCTGTTATTTCAAAAAATTTATCGGTAAATATCAAATCAATTAATTTTGATACTTCTAAATCTAATTTTACTGCAGAAATAAAGTTATATACAAAACAAGAAGGTTACACCGAAACTTTAATAAAACAACTGAAAAAAATTTCTGCCGTAAAAAATATTGAAGTAGTAGGTTGA
- a CDS encoding gliding motility-associated C-terminal domain-containing protein translates to MTIILIKYTKLKQTYLLILLLIFINIKNSTSQPVETPVIDYVTVNQVTGKPIVSWLMNNPNLVSGYSIKRYIYNCSNPDYAPNSFHTIKVINDSFQLLYEDNSVDCPAEPNIRKETFGIIAFRIDAGDTVRSSIDAFHRTIFLQAEFDYCNKQNILKWNNYISWGSNFKNYEIYCKINSGTYTKIGTTAYNDTIFVHNGAEYEFDYKYYVKAVRNDGAESFSNITNVFTNTIKYPEYLKVDSLIVNDNISLYFNVDPNSEVKRYILYKSDNYMDLYDSVSGVYHTNKKYLNFTDNYNNEKNYYYLSAIDYCGDEVSKTEIISNIKIEVNKSEGVDKVNKIKWDYDTGNEFIIFRRENADSEFIEIDKTPELNYTDDIQTVFENQFINNTDDGTFCYYITTERNNFYNKSDIGCVEYEETVFIANAFNPNSNIEENRVFKPKIAFISDYELTVYNNFGNIIFQSNNPDSGWNGYLPGGKLAERASYLYFISYTNAYGKRIQKKGFVSLVY, encoded by the coding sequence TTGACAATTATTTTAATTAAATATACAAAGCTGAAACAAACATATCTTCTTATATTATTATTGATATTTATTAATATCAAAAATTCAACATCACAACCTGTTGAAACTCCTGTTATTGACTATGTTACTGTAAATCAGGTAACGGGTAAGCCTATAGTTTCGTGGTTAATGAATAATCCGAATTTAGTAAGCGGATATTCGATAAAAAGATATATATATAATTGCTCGAATCCTGATTATGCTCCGAACAGCTTTCACACAATAAAAGTAATTAACGATTCTTTTCAACTTTTATATGAAGATAATAGTGTTGATTGCCCTGCCGAACCAAATATACGAAAAGAAACTTTCGGAATTATAGCATTCAGAATTGATGCGGGAGATACTGTCAGAAGCTCTATAGATGCATTTCACAGAACTATTTTTTTACAAGCAGAATTTGACTACTGTAATAAGCAAAATATTCTTAAATGGAATAATTATATTTCATGGGGAAGCAATTTTAAAAATTATGAAATTTACTGTAAAATAAATTCGGGTACATATACAAAAATAGGAACAACGGCATATAACGATACAATATTTGTACACAATGGGGCGGAATATGAGTTTGATTATAAATATTATGTTAAAGCAGTAAGGAATGACGGAGCCGAATCATTCTCAAATATCACAAATGTTTTTACGAATACCATTAAATACCCTGAATATTTAAAAGTTGATTCCCTAATTGTAAATGATAATATAAGTCTTTATTTTAATGTAGATCCGAATTCAGAAGTTAAAAGATATATACTTTATAAATCAGATAATTATATGGATTTATACGACTCTGTTTCAGGAGTTTATCACACCAATAAAAAATACTTAAACTTCACGGATAATTATAATAACGAAAAGAACTATTATTATTTATCGGCAATTGATTATTGCGGAGATGAAGTAAGTAAAACAGAAATTATAAGTAATATAAAAATAGAGGTAAATAAGTCAGAAGGAGTTGATAAAGTAAACAAAATTAAATGGGATTATGATACAGGCAATGAGTTCATAATATTCAGAAGAGAAAATGCCGACTCAGAATTTATAGAAATAGATAAAACACCGGAATTAAATTATACTGATGATATTCAAACTGTATTTGAAAATCAATTTATTAATAATACAGATGACGGAACTTTTTGTTATTACATTACAACCGAAAGAAATAATTTCTATAATAAATCTGATATCGGCTGTGTTGAATATGAAGAAACAGTTTTTATTGCGAATGCATTTAATCCTAACAGCAATATTGAAGAAAATAGAGTATTCAAACCTAAAATTGCTTTTATTTCTGACTATGAACTAACCGTTTACAATAATTTCGGAAATATAATCTTTCAAAGCAATAACCCTGATTCAGGCTGGAACGGATACTTGCCCGGCGGAAAACTTGCCGAACGAGCATCATATTTATATTTTATAAGCTATACAAATGCTTACGGAAAAAGAATACAAAAAAAAGGATTTGTGTCTTTGGTATATTGA
- a CDS encoding HD domain-containing protein, whose product MEAKELTYYEKRAIVTKRFNDFIKSSDKIQSKESIIKIKKAFELADDAHIEQSRKTGLELPYITHPIAVAKITTGEMGFGTTTAVAALLHDVVEDSNGKYTVEDIENKFGHDVAVIVDGVTKIIEGFNPKSTIQVETFKKFINNMAIDKRTAYVKIADRLHNLRTFAGIRENSQMIKTAEAYDIYAPLAHLLGLFEIKKEIEDLSFMYRQPVEYNKTKNKAKKLRPERKKYYNEITEKLKKYLPKNKFKFRIEITERSLYRAWRVTKLKKISFNEIHNFNSIRVIIEPMKTYSEKQQCYTVYSYLTDIFPVRQFTFKDWITNPKSNGFQALIADIMYKGRWAEVQIMTERMNKVAKVGYASGYENPHIENIYRWVNSIKDIIENKDLSNEEVMELIRPQDREIYALTPKGKIIKLPKDATALDFAFRIHSDFGIHFQSAEVNGKLVGHNYKLNNADQVKIRYSDSIEPQNEWLNVLACPQSKNVLRHYLKKQKRKTTNIGENIYENISTKFKVTEKELYKLIIKFNCADNKEFYFRVANETITEKEIISFLKSNRGVFSRVTGIWTNDKQNKVDIIKFSAKENFILKNFVNISLAKCCRPVDGDSSIIYRKKNNEFIIHRSDCVQAKKLNASDGKNTAKITWNLIQEIQFRTTIKFNGVDNKGLLSEIIDLISNEHKINMTSLSIKTEKSTFNGTIDLMVSNADTLYNVLKQIRKIKYIKKAFRVSDSILG is encoded by the coding sequence ATGGAGGCAAAAGAACTTACATATTACGAAAAAAGAGCAATCGTAACTAAACGATTTAATGATTTTATTAAATCTTCTGACAAAATACAATCAAAGGAATCAATAATCAAAATTAAAAAAGCATTTGAATTAGCAGATGATGCACATATTGAACAATCCAGAAAAACAGGATTAGAACTCCCTTATATCACTCATCCTATTGCAGTTGCAAAAATCACAACTGGTGAAATGGGCTTCGGAACAACAACTGCAGTTGCAGCTTTATTGCATGATGTTGTTGAAGACAGCAACGGCAAATATACAGTAGAAGATATTGAAAATAAGTTCGGACATGATGTTGCCGTAATTGTTGACGGTGTAACAAAAATTATAGAAGGTTTTAACCCTAAAAGTACAATACAAGTTGAAACCTTCAAGAAGTTTATCAATAATATGGCTATTGATAAAAGAACTGCTTATGTTAAAATAGCTGACAGATTACACAATTTAAGAACTTTTGCAGGAATCAGAGAAAATTCTCAAATGATAAAAACTGCTGAGGCTTACGATATTTATGCACCATTAGCCCATCTTTTAGGCTTATTTGAGATAAAAAAAGAAATTGAAGATTTAAGTTTTATGTATCGGCAGCCTGTTGAGTATAATAAGACAAAAAATAAAGCCAAAAAGCTGCGACCCGAAAGAAAAAAATATTATAACGAGATAACCGAAAAACTTAAAAAATATCTTCCGAAAAATAAATTCAAATTCAGAATTGAAATAACAGAGCGTTCACTATACAGAGCATGGAGGGTAACAAAGCTTAAAAAAATAAGTTTTAACGAGATTCATAACTTTAACAGCATAAGAGTTATTATTGAACCTATGAAAACTTATTCTGAAAAACAACAATGCTATACAGTTTATTCATACCTGACTGATATTTTTCCTGTAAGACAATTTACATTTAAAGATTGGATTACAAATCCGAAATCGAACGGATTTCAAGCATTAATTGCTGATATAATGTATAAAGGAAGGTGGGCCGAAGTACAGATTATGACCGAACGTATGAATAAAGTTGCAAAAGTAGGATATGCCTCCGGTTATGAAAATCCGCATATTGAAAATATATACAGATGGGTTAATTCAATAAAAGATATTATTGAAAACAAAGATCTCTCCAACGAAGAGGTAATGGAGCTAATAAGGCCGCAGGACAGGGAAATATATGCACTAACTCCGAAAGGTAAAATAATAAAACTGCCTAAAGATGCAACAGCCTTAGATTTTGCTTTCAGAATTCATTCAGATTTCGGTATTCATTTTCAAAGTGCCGAAGTAAACGGAAAACTTGTAGGACATAATTATAAACTTAATAATGCCGACCAGGTTAAGATTCGATATTCTGATTCAATTGAACCTCAAAATGAATGGTTAAACGTGTTAGCTTGTCCGCAAAGTAAAAATGTATTACGACATTATTTAAAAAAGCAAAAAAGAAAAACAACAAATATAGGAGAAAACATATATGAAAATATTTCAACTAAATTTAAAGTTACCGAAAAAGAATTATATAAATTAATTATTAAATTTAATTGTGCCGACAACAAAGAATTTTATTTCAGAGTTGCGAATGAAACAATTACCGAAAAAGAAATTATAAGTTTTCTTAAATCAAACAGAGGAGTGTTCAGCAGAGTAACAGGAATTTGGACAAATGATAAGCAAAACAAAGTTGATATAATTAAATTTAGTGCTAAAGAGAACTTTATTTTAAAAAATTTCGTAAATATATCATTAGCTAAATGTTGCAGACCTGTTGACGGAGACTCTTCAATTATTTACAGAAAAAAAAATAATGAATTTATAATACACAGAAGTGATTGCGTGCAAGCAAAGAAGCTAAATGCATCCGACGGAAAAAATACCGCAAAAATTACATGGAACCTTATTCAAGAAATTCAGTTCAGAACAACAATAAAGTTTAACGGTGTTGATAATAAAGGCTTACTGTCGGAAATTATTGACCTTATATCAAACGAGCATAAAATAAATATGACTTCATTATCAATAAAAACTGAAAAAAGTACATTTAACGGAACAATAGATTTGATGGTATCAAATGCTGATACTTTATATAATGTTTTAAAGCAAATCAGAAAGATAAAATATATAAAAAAAGCATTCAGGGTTTCAGACAGTATTTTAGGTTAG